A genomic segment from uncultured Marinifilum sp. encodes:
- a CDS encoding ribonucleoside triphosphate reductase, whose product MKINGSVSECQIRKRNGQVVDFNLDKIKEAISKAFQAVGEERVELIDFCVNQIRKEIDFAGIPNVEEIQDLVERTLFRYDLFEVAKAFILYRKQHESVRDTKEMFSNLNLVDDYLNLQDWRVKESANSSYSLQGLNQHISTIVSSQYWLNKIYPQEIGDAHKKGALHIHDLGFLSVYCVGWDLQDLIITGFKGASGKLVSNPAKHFRTILGQVVNFFYTMQGEAAGAQAFSNFDTLLAPFIKFDKLERKQVKQALQEFMFNINVPTRVGFQTPFTNITMDLNVPSFMKDEPVVIGGKAQELSYGDCQAEMDLFNEVFAEVVEEGDANGSVFSFPIPTYNITSDFDWDKPAYENIWKITAKYGIPYFSNFVNSDMSPDDVRSMCCRLRLDKRELARRGGGLFGANPLTGSVGVVTINLPRLGYESTNESEFFKRLEHLMDLGKNSLEIKRKVIENLTEKGLFPYSKFYLRHLKSRNGKFWQNHFSTIGIVGMNECCLNFTGNDLVSEEGNAFAQRIFAFMKGKLSEFQEETGNIYNLEATPAEGTTYRLAQLDTKAYSDIIVANNDAFNKGAAPYYTNSSQLPVGYTDDLFQALTLQDDLQTQYTGGTVFHTFVGEKQLSIDSVKLLLKKITGNYRLPYITLSPSFSICQEHGYIYGEHHFCPKCAEMGKESKCEVFSRIVGYLRPVHQWNDGKRQEWEDRKLFDKKAHIKEELKEECVLA is encoded by the coding sequence ATGAAAATTAATGGTAGTGTGTCCGAGTGTCAAATTCGGAAAAGAAATGGACAGGTTGTTGATTTTAACCTGGATAAAATTAAAGAAGCAATTTCAAAAGCTTTTCAGGCTGTAGGCGAAGAAAGAGTCGAACTAATCGATTTTTGCGTAAATCAGATTCGAAAAGAAATTGATTTTGCAGGAATTCCTAATGTAGAGGAAATTCAGGATTTGGTAGAGCGAACACTTTTTAGATACGACTTGTTCGAAGTAGCTAAGGCTTTTATTTTATACAGAAAACAGCACGAATCGGTACGAGATACCAAAGAGATGTTTTCCAATTTAAATTTGGTTGATGATTATTTGAATTTACAGGACTGGAGGGTAAAAGAAAGTGCCAATTCATCCTATTCATTACAAGGATTAAATCAGCATATCTCTACAATTGTAAGTTCGCAATATTGGTTAAACAAAATTTATCCTCAGGAAATTGGCGATGCGCATAAAAAAGGTGCGTTACATATTCACGATTTAGGTTTTTTAAGTGTTTATTGTGTAGGATGGGACTTGCAGGATTTAATTATTACTGGATTTAAAGGGGCTTCGGGTAAATTGGTAAGTAATCCGGCAAAACATTTTCGAACCATATTAGGTCAGGTAGTAAATTTCTTTTATACCATGCAGGGAGAAGCAGCAGGAGCACAAGCTTTTTCTAATTTTGACACTTTACTAGCCCCATTCATTAAATTCGATAAGTTAGAAAGAAAGCAGGTTAAACAGGCTTTACAGGAATTCATGTTTAATATTAACGTGCCAACTCGGGTTGGATTTCAAACTCCATTTACCAACATTACAATGGATTTGAATGTGCCATCGTTTATGAAGGATGAACCAGTGGTGATTGGAGGAAAAGCTCAGGAACTAAGCTATGGCGATTGTCAGGCAGAAATGGATCTGTTCAACGAAGTATTTGCCGAAGTAGTTGAAGAAGGTGATGCCAATGGCAGTGTATTTTCATTTCCGATACCAACTTATAATATTACTTCTGATTTTGATTGGGATAAGCCGGCTTATGAAAATATATGGAAGATTACTGCTAAATATGGAATTCCTTATTTCTCTAATTTTGTAAATTCCGATATGTCGCCTGATGATGTGCGCAGTATGTGTTGTCGCCTACGTTTAGATAAAAGAGAATTAGCTCGCAGAGGAGGTGGCTTGTTTGGAGCAAATCCATTAACAGGATCGGTGGGAGTGGTAACCATAAATTTACCTCGCCTAGGATACGAGTCGACCAATGAATCGGAATTTTTTAAGCGATTGGAACATTTAATGGATTTGGGTAAAAATAGTTTGGAAATAAAACGCAAGGTAATTGAAAACCTTACCGAAAAAGGTTTGTTTCCCTATTCTAAATTCTATTTGCGTCATTTAAAAAGTAGAAATGGAAAGTTTTGGCAGAATCATTTTTCTACAATCGGAATAGTAGGAATGAATGAGTGTTGCTTAAATTTTACTGGAAACGATCTGGTTTCGGAAGAAGGTAATGCTTTTGCGCAAAGAATTTTTGCTTTTATGAAGGGTAAGTTGTCTGAATTTCAGGAGGAAACAGGAAATATTTATAATCTGGAGGCAACACCAGCCGAGGGAACAACATATCGATTGGCTCAATTAGACACCAAAGCATACAGTGATATTATTGTTGCCAATAATGATGCCTTTAATAAGGGAGCTGCACCTTATTATACTAACTCATCGCAATTACCAGTTGGTTATACCGATGATTTATTTCAGGCATTAACTTTACAGGACGATTTGCAAACACAGTATACAGGTGGAACCGTATTTCATACTTTTGTAGGAGAAAAACAATTGTCTATCGATTCAGTAAAACTGTTATTGAAAAAAATAACAGGCAATTACCGATTGCCGTATATTACACTATCGCCAAGTTTTAGTATTTGTCAGGAACATGGTTACATTTACGGAGAACATCACTTTTGTCCTAAATGTGCCGAAATGGGTAAAGAAAGTAAATGCGAAGTGTTCTCACGCATTGTTGGATACCTTCGACCAGTTCATCAATGGAACGATGGAAAACGACAAGAATGGGAAGACCGAAAATTATTCGATAAAAAAGCACATATAAAAGAGGAATTGAAAGAGGAATGTGTTCTGGCATAG
- a CDS encoding anaerobic ribonucleoside-triphosphate reductase activating protein gives MLISGFLKNSLIDYPGKIASVIFTQGCNMRCKFCHNHELIPMSCSADTFSEEEVFAYLQKAKNFIDALVITGGEPTLQVDLESFIRKVKQLGMSVKLDTNGSNPELLKRLLDENLIDYVAMDVKHKIELHPYQLLVGNQFSEKQLNKLKESICILKTSNIEVEFRTTLIREIHSCEDIHAICKYLQSSKLYSLQEFSSNHVFDKSFSVHSAYSKKQMNNLMLDNQDIMPNMRVL, from the coding sequence ATGTTAATATCTGGATTTTTAAAGAACAGTTTGATCGATTATCCCGGAAAAATTGCCTCGGTAATTTTTACACAGGGATGTAATATGCGTTGCAAATTTTGTCACAATCATGAACTTATTCCAATGAGTTGTAGTGCAGATACCTTTTCGGAAGAAGAAGTGTTTGCCTATCTGCAGAAAGCTAAAAATTTTATTGATGCTTTGGTAATTACTGGCGGAGAGCCAACTCTTCAGGTAGATTTGGAATCTTTTATTCGAAAGGTTAAACAATTAGGAATGTCGGTAAAATTAGATACCAATGGCAGTAATCCTGAATTGTTAAAGAGGCTTTTAGATGAGAATTTAATAGATTATGTTGCCATGGATGTGAAACATAAAATTGAATTGCATCCTTATCAGTTATTAGTAGGTAATCAGTTCAGCGAAAAACAATTGAACAAGCTAAAAGAGAGTATTTGCATTCTGAAAACAAGTAATATAGAGGTAGAATTTAGAACTACTTTGATTCGGGAGATTCATTCTTGCGAAGATATTCATGCCATTTGTAAGTATTTGCAATCTTCTAAATTATACAGTTTGCAAGAGTTTTCTTCCAATCATGTTTTTGATAAATCGTTTTCAGTACATTCGGCTTACTCTAAAAAGCAGATGAACAATTTAATGTTAGATAATCAGGATATCATGCCAAATATGAGAGTTTTGTAA
- a CDS encoding biotin/lipoyl-containing protein produces the protein MISLKKNKNFVVSGDDIYILKSQNYQVVSSRSRKEKFNVTEKNKEYTVNYRGKQFSGEILDLKQNKCSVSVNGNTYTFAIDSEASFQRKEKLSKNNLLKTNCKVMAPMPGKISEILISEGTNVEKGTPLLLLEAMKMQNQILCSQSGIVKKIFTKDGDSVMANQLLIEIG, from the coding sequence ATGATTTCATTAAAAAAAAATAAGAATTTTGTGGTGTCTGGAGATGATATCTACATTTTAAAATCGCAAAACTATCAGGTTGTTTCGTCGCGATCAAGAAAAGAGAAATTTAATGTTACAGAAAAAAATAAAGAGTATACTGTAAATTATAGAGGGAAACAATTTTCGGGAGAAATTCTGGACTTAAAGCAAAACAAATGCAGTGTTTCGGTAAATGGAAATACCTATACATTCGCCATAGATTCAGAGGCATCTTTTCAACGAAAAGAAAAACTTAGTAAAAATAATTTACTAAAAACCAATTGTAAGGTAATGGCTCCAATGCCAGGGAAAATAAGCGAAATTCTTATTTCAGAAGGCACTAATGTGGAAAAAGGAACCCCTCTTTTATTACTGGAAGCGATGAAAATGCAAAATCAGATTCTATGTTCGCAATCGGGAATAGTAAAAAAAATATTTACCAAAGATGGTGACAGCGTTATGGCAAATCAACTATTAATTGAAATAGGATAA
- a CDS encoding biotin carboxylase N-terminal domain-containing protein: MIQSLLIANRGEIAIRIAKTATDMGIIVYCIQTNREANALYLDYADKIITLEENPNGSIFLNVEELIRICKRNKIDAIHPGYGFLSESPYLASRCKDEGVLFIGPSEKAIYTMGNKGMAKNIAAQSGIPVLEGSTSNITNFEDAKNWAHKIGFPIIMKAVAGGGGKGMRIVRSSDELEMMYKLVVNEAKSAFNDDSLLIEKYVEAPKHIEIQVLADQHGNAIHLYERECSIQRKHQKLMEEAPSPFLSKELRNKMGKMALYLCKKINYHTLGTVEFLVDKESNFYFLEMNTRVQVEHPVTESITGIDLIEQQIKTAAGETLEIAQADVKIKGWAIELRINAEDVQSNFSPAPGIIDEMEFPDCSFLRVDTGFESGKLIPPSYDSMISKLIISGTDRTEAINHAIAIIDNSIIKGVKTTIPFFKSVLNHPDFINGSYNTSFIAEKLIKPYYQEKDEEKAAAIIALQAYLKETQKIEKNKVHEDTSAWASKMRSKLF; the protein is encoded by the coding sequence ATGATACAATCATTATTAATAGCTAACCGCGGCGAAATTGCAATAAGAATTGCAAAAACTGCAACCGATATGGGCATAATTGTTTACTGCATACAAACCAATCGCGAAGCCAATGCTTTATACCTAGACTATGCAGATAAAATAATTACTCTTGAAGAAAATCCGAATGGATCTATTTTCCTTAATGTTGAAGAACTAATCCGTATTTGTAAAAGGAATAAAATAGATGCAATTCATCCTGGTTACGGATTTCTTTCCGAATCTCCATATTTGGCCAGCCGTTGTAAAGACGAAGGAGTTTTATTTATTGGCCCAAGCGAAAAGGCCATTTACACAATGGGAAATAAAGGAATGGCAAAAAATATTGCTGCACAAAGTGGTATTCCTGTTTTAGAGGGAAGCACAAGCAATATTACTAATTTTGAAGACGCAAAAAACTGGGCTCATAAAATAGGCTTTCCAATTATTATGAAAGCCGTTGCTGGTGGTGGTGGCAAAGGGATGAGAATTGTTCGCTCCTCAGACGAATTGGAAATGATGTACAAACTAGTAGTTAACGAAGCAAAATCTGCATTTAATGATGACTCACTACTAATTGAAAAATATGTTGAAGCCCCTAAACATATTGAGATACAAGTTTTAGCCGATCAGCATGGAAATGCAATTCATTTATATGAACGAGAATGCTCTATTCAGCGAAAACATCAAAAATTAATGGAGGAAGCCCCTTCCCCTTTTCTTAGTAAGGAACTAAGAAATAAAATGGGCAAAATGGCTCTTTATCTTTGTAAAAAAATTAATTACCATACATTGGGAACAGTAGAATTTTTAGTCGATAAAGAATCGAATTTTTATTTCCTAGAAATGAATACTCGAGTACAAGTGGAGCATCCGGTTACCGAGAGTATTACAGGTATCGACTTAATAGAACAACAAATTAAAACGGCAGCAGGAGAAACTTTGGAAATTGCTCAAGCTGATGTAAAAATTAAAGGTTGGGCCATCGAACTAAGGATTAATGCCGAAGATGTTCAATCTAATTTTTCTCCAGCTCCGGGCATTATCGATGAAATGGAATTTCCCGATTGCAGTTTTCTTAGGGTAGACACTGGTTTTGAGAGTGGAAAATTAATTCCTCCATCCTACGATTCAATGATTTCCAAACTAATTATTAGTGGTACAGACCGAACAGAAGCCATTAATCATGCAATTGCAATTATCGACAATTCTATAATAAAAGGTGTAAAAACAACAATTCCATTTTTTAAATCTGTATTAAATCATCCCGATTTTATTAATGGCAGTTACAATACCTCTTTTATTGCAGAAAAGTTAATTAAGCCTTACTATCAGGAAAAAGATGAAGAAAAAGCAGCTGCTATTATTGCGCTTCAGGCTTATTTAAAAGAAACACAAAAAATTGAAAAGAACAAGGTTCATGAAGATACTAGCGCATGGGCCTCAAAAATGAGAAGTAAACTATTTTAG
- a CDS encoding acyl-CoA carboxylase subunit beta: MRDNRIQFQKFNNRKEQLNAQYNWEYYSKQHKKGKLTACERIEILFDEGSFEEIDAFVKPAGDINTDVYGDGVICGHGKINGRKVFAFAQDFTFMGGSLGSVHAEKIMKVQDMALSMGHPIIGLIDSGGARIQEGVASLAGYAGIFHRNVKSSGVIPQISVILGPAAGGAVYSPALTDFIFMCRHTAYMFVTGPDVVKEVLNENTDSEELGGADIHGSKSGVAHFVYDDEEHTLLGVRKLLQYLPSNNVETPPITEIDFEAPENPKKLGILIPEETTIPYDMQSIIKNIADKNSFYEISENFAQNIITGFARLENKVIGIVANQPKVLAGVLDINSAEKAARFVRFCDAFNIPILVLEDVPGFLPGSNQEHSGIIKRGAKLLYAFSEASVPKITVIVRKAYGGAYIVMNSKNMGGDFNFAWPTAEIAVMGPEGAVKILHRKTLAKSQNQEETKSKLISDYRENIANPYIADEKGYVDEVIEPANTRTKLISAFEALENKYMEKKAKKHGNIPL; the protein is encoded by the coding sequence ATGAGAGATAATAGAATACAGTTCCAGAAATTTAACAATCGAAAAGAACAGTTAAACGCTCAATACAACTGGGAATATTATTCCAAACAACATAAAAAAGGAAAATTAACTGCCTGTGAAAGAATTGAAATCCTGTTTGATGAAGGAAGCTTTGAAGAAATTGATGCTTTTGTTAAGCCGGCCGGTGATATAAATACAGACGTTTATGGGGATGGCGTAATTTGTGGACATGGCAAGATTAATGGACGCAAAGTGTTTGCCTTTGCACAAGATTTCACTTTCATGGGAGGTTCTTTAGGATCGGTACATGCCGAAAAAATAATGAAAGTTCAGGACATGGCTCTAAGCATGGGACATCCTATTATCGGCTTAATCGATTCGGGTGGTGCCAGAATACAAGAAGGCGTAGCAAGTTTAGCAGGTTATGCTGGAATATTTCATCGCAATGTAAAATCATCAGGGGTAATACCACAAATTTCGGTAATTCTAGGACCCGCTGCAGGAGGTGCTGTATATTCTCCTGCCCTCACCGATTTTATTTTTATGTGCCGCCATACTGCTTACATGTTTGTTACTGGTCCCGATGTGGTAAAAGAAGTACTAAACGAAAACACAGATTCGGAAGAATTAGGAGGTGCAGATATTCATGGCTCTAAAAGTGGTGTTGCTCATTTTGTTTACGACGACGAAGAACATACCCTTTTAGGAGTGCGAAAATTATTACAATATCTGCCGTCGAACAATGTAGAAACACCACCCATTACAGAAATAGATTTTGAAGCTCCCGAAAACCCAAAAAAACTAGGAATATTAATTCCAGAAGAAACCACGATTCCTTATGATATGCAAAGCATTATCAAAAATATAGCAGACAAAAACAGTTTTTATGAAATTTCTGAAAATTTTGCCCAAAATATAATAACAGGCTTTGCTCGTTTGGAAAATAAAGTAATAGGAATAGTTGCCAATCAACCCAAAGTTTTGGCAGGTGTTTTAGATATTAACTCGGCAGAAAAAGCAGCTCGCTTTGTACGATTTTGCGATGCCTTTAACATCCCAATATTAGTATTAGAGGACGTTCCTGGATTTTTACCAGGTAGCAATCAAGAGCATTCAGGAATTATAAAAAGAGGTGCAAAACTATTGTATGCTTTTAGTGAAGCCAGTGTTCCTAAAATTACTGTAATTGTAAGAAAAGCCTATGGAGGTGCTTACATTGTTATGAATAGTAAAAACATGGGTGGTGATTTTAATTTTGCCTGGCCAACAGCCGAAATTGCTGTTATGGGCCCCGAAGGTGCAGTTAAAATCTTACATAGAAAAACTTTAGCTAAATCTCAAAATCAGGAAGAAACAAAAAGTAAACTGATCTCAGACTACAGAGAAAATATCGCTAACCCTTATATCGCCGATGAGAAGGGATATGTAGATGAAGTAATTGAGCCTGCAAATACAAGAACAAAACTTATATCAGCTTTCGAAGCTTTAGAAAACAAATACATGGAGAAAAAGGCAAAAAAACATGGTAACATTCCCTTGTAA
- a CDS encoding putative transporter gives MHFLDLLTKPGTASSIIIICMVAVLGILIGKIKFFKIKLGIAGILFSGLLIGHLGAVTDPHVLHFIKEFGLILFVYSIGLEVGPRFIPSLKKNGLRVNMLASGIVLMGFCTAIAIKYIFNVPVSVITGIMCGAVTNTPALGAAQQTITDVLNMPQNTEVVGMAYAVAYPFGIFGIIISMILLRIFYKINIKKEEEQYRKEITGLDGNPIAINIAISNQNLFGRNIAFLMSTCNKDFVLSRIKRNGEFLPPDAELVLQPGDKLFGVSTQANFDNIELNLGKIKPTKDLGITGRMAMQQVVITNKKITGKSIKQIGISRRFPVNITRIYRNSTELMPTEEDSIEFGDTVRIVGEKSALPEVAKLLGNSVKDLSHPNILPIFMGILFGIIIGLIPFQIPGLPAPAKLGLAGGPLLVALILGHTGRIGKLDFYMTPSANLFIRELGIVLFLACVGLSSGKHFVETLLGEGYIWMMYGMAITFLPLITFAIIARIMKLNYLSICGLLAGSMTDPPALEFANSISPVQAQSTAYATVYPLVMFLRVLLAQILVLMFS, from the coding sequence ATGCATTTTTTAGATTTACTCACAAAACCCGGTACCGCATCTTCCATTATTATTATTTGTATGGTTGCTGTACTAGGAATTTTAATTGGGAAAATAAAATTTTTCAAAATTAAACTTGGCATTGCTGGCATACTGTTTTCAGGATTATTAATCGGACATCTGGGAGCTGTTACAGACCCGCATGTACTCCATTTTATTAAGGAATTTGGCCTAATATTATTCGTTTACTCTATTGGTTTAGAAGTAGGTCCCCGCTTTATCCCTTCACTCAAAAAAAATGGATTAAGAGTTAATATGCTTGCCTCAGGAATTGTTCTTATGGGATTTTGTACAGCCATAGCAATTAAATATATTTTTAATGTGCCAGTATCGGTTATTACTGGTATTATGTGCGGTGCCGTAACCAATACTCCAGCTTTAGGTGCCGCTCAACAAACAATTACCGACGTTCTTAACATGCCACAAAACACCGAAGTTGTTGGTATGGCCTATGCTGTGGCCTACCCTTTCGGGATATTTGGTATTATTATTAGCATGATTCTGCTACGCATATTCTACAAAATAAATATCAAAAAAGAGGAAGAACAATATCGTAAAGAGATAACAGGTCTAGACGGAAATCCAATTGCCATAAATATCGCAATAAGCAACCAAAACCTATTTGGCAGAAATATTGCCTTTTTAATGAGCACCTGTAATAAAGATTTTGTTCTATCGAGAATTAAAAGAAATGGCGAATTCCTTCCTCCTGATGCAGAACTGGTATTACAACCAGGCGATAAGCTATTTGGAGTTTCTACCCAAGCTAATTTCGACAATATTGAACTAAATCTTGGTAAAATTAAACCAACCAAAGATCTAGGAATAACAGGTCGAATGGCAATGCAACAAGTAGTCATTACCAATAAAAAAATAACCGGAAAAAGTATCAAGCAAATTGGTATTTCAAGACGTTTTCCTGTAAATATCACCCGTATTTATCGTAATAGTACCGAACTAATGCCTACCGAAGAAGATAGTATCGAATTTGGAGATACAGTAAGAATTGTAGGTGAAAAATCTGCATTACCCGAAGTTGCAAAACTTTTAGGTAACTCAGTTAAAGATCTGTCTCACCCTAATATTTTACCCATTTTTATGGGGATATTATTTGGAATCATAATAGGATTAATTCCTTTTCAAATTCCAGGATTACCTGCTCCAGCAAAATTAGGATTAGCCGGCGGACCACTTCTTGTTGCTTTAATTTTAGGCCATACCGGACGAATTGGAAAACTCGATTTTTATATGACCCCAAGCGCTAATCTTTTTATTCGAGAACTGGGCATAGTACTATTTCTTGCCTGCGTAGGACTTTCGTCGGGAAAACATTTTGTAGAAACCCTTTTGGGCGAAGGATACATTTGGATGATGTATGGTATGGCAATTACATTTCTGCCTTTAATTACATTTGCAATAATTGCTCGAATAATGAAACTCAATTACCTTTCTATTTGCGGATTATTGGCCGGATCAATGACCGATCCACCAGCTTTGGAGTTTGCAAATTCTATTTCACCAGTTCAGGCTCAATCAACTGCCTATGCAACGGTATATCCTTTGGTAATGTTCTTAAGAGTATTGCTCGCACAAATTTTAGTTTTAATGTTTAGCTAA
- a CDS encoding putative quinol monooxygenase yields MEIRKNETQLVCIAKFIAKDGEVEQLIKNLHALIPYTLQEGGCIRYELNQCIENPNRITFIEKWYNKETFDAHNGSSYIQEFFNEGNPHHVKEFELSLHKELLA; encoded by the coding sequence ATGGAAATAAGAAAAAATGAAACACAATTGGTGTGTATTGCTAAATTTATAGCTAAAGATGGAGAAGTTGAGCAGTTAATTAAGAATTTGCATGCTTTAATTCCATATACTTTGCAAGAAGGAGGATGTATTCGTTATGAGTTAAATCAGTGCATCGAAAACCCTAATAGAATTACATTTATTGAGAAATGGTATAATAAGGAAACTTTTGATGCTCATAATGGATCATCTTATATTCAGGAGTTTTTTAACGAAGGAAATCCTCATCATGTTAAAGAGTTTGAGCTTAGTTTGCACAAGGAGTTGTTAGCCTAG
- a CDS encoding acetate uptake transporter — translation MSNVKLGNPAVVGLGGFGLTTLLLQLHNIGLCGLGPVVAMGFVFGGLAQLMAGMLEHKNGNNFGFAAFSAYGSFWIGLGIIWMLNYFGLYKSSTTDVGYYLVAWTLFTLILWVASFFIHTAMATTFTTLVIGFILLDLGHFGFPFLNVVAGYELIICALCAWYMMAAIIINDVAGRTILKVGKPWIKPGK, via the coding sequence ATGAGTAACGTAAAATTAGGTAATCCGGCCGTTGTCGGATTGGGAGGGTTTGGATTAACAACCCTATTATTACAATTGCACAACATTGGTTTGTGTGGATTAGGCCCTGTTGTGGCTATGGGATTTGTATTTGGCGGACTAGCCCAATTAATGGCAGGAATGCTAGAGCACAAAAACGGAAACAATTTTGGCTTTGCAGCTTTTTCGGCTTACGGATCTTTTTGGATTGGCTTAGGAATTATCTGGATGCTTAACTACTTTGGATTGTACAAATCGAGCACCACTGATGTAGGATACTATTTAGTTGCCTGGACATTATTTACCCTTATTTTATGGGTAGCTTCTTTCTTTATTCATACAGCAATGGCAACAACATTTACTACTTTGGTAATTGGCTTTATTCTTTTAGATTTAGGGCATTTCGGATTTCCATTTTTAAACGTTGTTGCAGGATATGAATTAATTATTTGTGCACTTTGCGCCTGGTACATGATGGCAGCAATTATTATTAACGATGTTGCTGGTCGTACAATTTTAAAAGTTGGAAAGCCATGGATTAAACCTGGAAAATAA